One Fontisphaera persica DNA window includes the following coding sequences:
- the flhA gene encoding flagellar biosynthesis protein FlhA has translation MNAGAVAVAAPRRWFQFQDLWLTVGLFGTILLLILPVSPFVLDGLLASSIALSLLIALVILYVRDPADFTGFPTLLLFVTLFRLALNVASTRLILLDGYAGHIIEAFGNFVVRGNYVVGMVVFLILVLINFVVITKGAGRIAEVAARFTLDAMPGKQMSIDAELNAGIITEAEARERRRKVEEEADFYGAMDGASKFVRGDAIAAVLITLINIIGGFAIGIIQKGMTVTESLQRFTLLSIGDGLVSQIPALITSTAAGILITRAAAKDNLARELGRQLLFYPRVMNLLAVMLVIMALIPGLPMLPFLLMAGLAYGAGRLLHRHHLDMELAGTPAGAALAGGRAAAAKTTKAGEAGEETAKATGEKLEELLALDALQIELGYGLVALADARKGGDLLERVTGVRRNFATEMGVVIPPIRLRDNLQLGANEYRFLLKGNQVARGELMPGHWLAMNATRSKTQLKGIPTVEPVFQLPAIWVTEAERRTAEVHGFTVVDAASVLVTHLSETIRRHAHEILSRQDTQTLLDHLKQTHPAVVNELVPNLLSIGHIQRVLQNLLAEGVSIRNLAGILEKVADHALVTKNPDDLSEAARRALSAQIVRPYLNEQGVLRVIAMDPKLEQQIALGLRSTPTEVSLALEPRLARHLVEALSRHVQRLLAEGHAPVMVCAPQIRLPLRRFLAPTFPDVVLLAYTEIPPRVEVQSAALIGALEG, from the coding sequence ATGAATGCAGGCGCTGTGGCCGTGGCTGCGCCGCGGCGATGGTTTCAATTTCAGGATTTGTGGCTGACGGTAGGACTGTTCGGCACGATCCTGTTGCTGATTCTGCCGGTTTCGCCCTTTGTGCTCGACGGGCTGCTGGCCTCGAGCATCGCGCTGTCGCTGCTCATTGCCCTGGTCATTTTGTATGTGCGGGACCCAGCCGACTTCACCGGATTCCCCACGCTGCTGCTGTTTGTCACCCTGTTTCGCCTGGCGCTCAATGTGGCTTCCACCCGCCTGATTTTGCTCGACGGCTATGCCGGCCATATCATTGAGGCCTTCGGCAATTTTGTGGTCCGCGGCAACTACGTGGTGGGCATGGTGGTGTTTCTGATTCTGGTGCTCATCAATTTTGTGGTCATCACCAAGGGCGCCGGCCGCATCGCCGAGGTCGCCGCGCGCTTCACCCTCGATGCCATGCCCGGCAAACAGATGTCCATTGATGCCGAACTCAATGCGGGCATCATCACCGAGGCCGAAGCCCGCGAGCGCCGCCGCAAAGTGGAGGAGGAGGCGGACTTTTACGGGGCCATGGACGGCGCCAGCAAGTTCGTGCGTGGTGACGCCATTGCGGCGGTGCTCATCACGTTGATTAACATCATTGGCGGCTTTGCCATCGGCATCATTCAAAAAGGCATGACCGTCACCGAATCCCTTCAGCGCTTCACCCTGCTTTCCATCGGGGATGGCTTGGTGTCCCAGATTCCCGCGCTAATCACCTCCACCGCCGCCGGCATTCTGATTACCCGCGCCGCCGCCAAGGACAACCTGGCCCGGGAATTGGGCCGCCAATTGTTGTTTTATCCGCGCGTCATGAACTTGCTGGCGGTCATGCTGGTCATCATGGCGTTGATACCCGGCCTGCCCATGCTGCCTTTCCTGCTCATGGCCGGGCTGGCCTATGGCGCCGGCCGGTTGCTCCACCGGCATCATTTGGACATGGAATTGGCCGGCACCCCGGCGGGCGCGGCGCTGGCGGGGGGCCGGGCTGCGGCCGCCAAAACCACCAAAGCGGGCGAGGCAGGGGAGGAAACGGCCAAGGCCACCGGCGAAAAACTGGAGGAATTGCTGGCACTGGACGCGCTGCAAATCGAGCTGGGCTACGGCCTGGTGGCGCTGGCCGATGCGCGCAAAGGCGGCGATTTGCTGGAGCGGGTAACAGGGGTGCGCCGCAATTTTGCCACGGAAATGGGCGTGGTCATTCCGCCCATCCGCCTGCGCGACAATCTCCAACTGGGCGCCAATGAATACCGCTTCCTGCTCAAAGGGAATCAAGTGGCCCGCGGCGAATTGATGCCGGGCCATTGGCTGGCGATGAACGCCACGCGCAGCAAGACCCAGCTCAAGGGCATTCCCACCGTGGAGCCGGTTTTTCAATTGCCCGCCATCTGGGTGACGGAAGCCGAACGCCGCACGGCCGAAGTGCACGGCTTCACCGTGGTGGACGCCGCCTCTGTGCTGGTGACGCATCTGTCCGAAACCATCCGCCGCCACGCCCACGAGATATTAAGCCGGCAGGATACCCAAACGCTGTTGGACCACCTCAAGCAAACTCATCCGGCGGTGGTCAATGAGCTGGTGCCCAATCTGCTTTCCATTGGCCATATCCAGCGTGTGTTGCAGAACCTGCTGGCCGAGGGCGTGTCCATTCGCAACCTGGCGGGCATCCTGGAAAAAGTGGCGGACCATGCGCTGGTGACCAAGAATCCGGATGATTTGAGCGAGGCGGCGCGGCGGGCGTTGTCGGCGCAGATTGTGCGCCCGTACCTGAATGAGCAGGGGGTCCTGCGCGTCATCGCCATGGACCCCAAGCTGGAGCAGCAGATCGCCCTGGGTCTGCGCAGCACGCCCACGGAAGTTTCCCTGGCCCTGGAGCCGCGCCTGGCCCGCCATCTGGTGGAGGCGCTGTCGCGGCACGTGCAGCGGCTGCTGGCCGAGGGCCACGCGCCGGTGATGGTCTGCGCTCCTCAAATTCGCCTGCCGCTTCGCCGTTTCCTTGCGCCGACTTTCCCGGACGTGGTGCTGCTGGCCTACACCGAGATTCCACCGCGGGTGGAAGTGCAAAGCGCCGCTTTGATTGGCGCGCTGGAGGGATAA
- a CDS encoding FliO/MopB family protein → MIKIRSIGVLTALVCGLAYPLAAADAAAAGHSLDTGVSVLRMLGGFIFVVALFLCAAWAVRRWQRGTGLPRRQAPRLRVLESRSLGPRHTLYVVGYDQCRFLVAASPGGLNLLSALPEETAAPAAPAPAAASFTEALQQVLARS, encoded by the coding sequence ATGATTAAAATCCGCTCCATCGGCGTGCTGACCGCGCTGGTCTGCGGCCTGGCCTACCCCCTGGCGGCGGCCGATGCCGCCGCGGCGGGCCATTCGCTGGATACGGGCGTTTCCGTGCTGCGGATGTTGGGCGGTTTTATCTTTGTGGTGGCGTTGTTTCTCTGTGCCGCCTGGGCGGTGCGCCGCTGGCAGCGCGGCACGGGACTGCCCCGCCGCCAAGCACCCCGCTTGCGAGTTCTCGAAAGCCGTTCCCTGGGTCCGCGGCACACCCTCTACGTGGTGGGCTATGACCAATGCCGTTTTCTGGTGGCGGCTTCGCCGGGCGGCTTGAACCTGTTGAGCGCCCTGCCGGAGGAAACCGCCGCTCCTGCGGCCCCGGCGCCGGCAGCCGCCAGTTTCACTGAGGCGCTGCAACAAGTTTTGGCCCGCTCATGA
- a CDS encoding flagellar basal body-associated FliL family protein: MAANRLENAPAEAPAKGGGAAPAPKASALQAWLPAIVTIILMPVLAFCTTQFLLLPKLQKALGAGAAAQEEPATDKKKQEKTPRQTVQLNKVLVNVAGSVGTRYLMANYTLVGTAPDFKDRIEANRDMLLDLAAGVMSTKTISDLEKPGARNLIRNELISVFNNALGANLVKEIYITEFAIQ, from the coding sequence ATGGCTGCCAACCGACTTGAAAATGCTCCGGCCGAAGCCCCCGCCAAGGGCGGCGGGGCGGCGCCCGCGCCCAAGGCCAGCGCCTTGCAGGCGTGGCTGCCGGCGATTGTCACCATCATCCTCATGCCGGTGCTCGCCTTTTGCACCACGCAGTTCCTGCTTCTGCCCAAGCTGCAAAAGGCCCTGGGCGCCGGCGCCGCCGCGCAGGAGGAACCCGCCACAGACAAGAAAAAGCAGGAAAAAACTCCGCGCCAGACGGTGCAGTTGAACAAGGTGCTGGTCAATGTTGCCGGCAGTGTGGGCACCCGATATTTGATGGCCAACTACACCCTGGTCGGCACCGCGCCCGATTTCAAGGACCGCATCGAGGCCAATCGCGACATGCTGCTGGATTTGGCGGCCGGCGTGATGAGCACCAAAACCATCAGCGACCTCGAGAAGCCCGGCGCCCGCAATCTGATTCGCAACGAGCTGATCAGCGTGTTCAACAACGCCCTGGGCGCCAACCTGGTGAAGGAAATTTACATCACCGAATTCGCCATCCAGTAA
- a CDS encoding EscU/YscU/HrcU family type III secretion system export apparatus switch protein, with protein sequence MAFDSDNKTEQPTARKLHEAEKKGQFARSQEVQTVFVLAASLMALVFTGQETWYRLAGAMASNLAHLHDQPLSHNSLPRLFIKWVWLLVASVGPVVLFAVAGALVAGSLQSRFRTASEVLEVDWNRVNPVPGFKRLLSLRSIPPLILNLIKLSAIVILSYSEVKKVVGDPIFYTTVDAARISTFMAESAVRLALRVGAVLVLIAAIDYVYQYWRTLRDLMMTKEEVKEEMKNTEGNPQIKAAQRRRRVTMTLRKMYAEVPKADVVVTNPTHLAIALRYDRRSMRAPKILAKGARLKAQRIREIAQQHQIPIVESKPLARLLFKHGRVGGEIPAELYAAVAEILAWVYRTYRYRYYTESGRLM encoded by the coding sequence ATGGCATTCGACAGCGACAACAAGACAGAACAACCCACAGCACGCAAGCTGCACGAGGCCGAGAAGAAAGGCCAGTTCGCCCGCAGCCAGGAGGTGCAAACCGTCTTCGTGCTGGCGGCCAGTCTCATGGCCCTGGTCTTTACCGGCCAGGAAACCTGGTATCGCCTGGCGGGAGCCATGGCGTCCAATCTCGCCCATTTGCACGACCAACCCCTTTCCCACAACTCGCTCCCGCGCTTGTTTATCAAGTGGGTCTGGCTGCTGGTCGCCAGTGTGGGGCCGGTGGTTCTCTTCGCCGTGGCCGGCGCGTTGGTGGCGGGCAGCCTGCAAAGCCGCTTCCGCACCGCCAGCGAAGTTCTCGAAGTGGATTGGAATCGTGTCAATCCGGTGCCCGGATTTAAGCGGCTGCTCTCCCTGCGCTCCATCCCGCCGCTGATTCTCAACCTCATCAAACTCTCCGCCATCGTCATTTTGTCCTATTCCGAGGTGAAAAAAGTGGTGGGCGATCCCATCTTTTATACGACGGTGGACGCGGCAAGAATTTCCACCTTCATGGCCGAATCTGCCGTGCGGCTGGCCTTGCGGGTGGGGGCGGTGCTGGTGCTGATTGCCGCCATTGACTACGTTTACCAGTACTGGCGCACGTTGCGCGACCTCATGATGACCAAGGAGGAGGTCAAGGAGGAGATGAAAAACACCGAGGGCAACCCCCAGATTAAAGCCGCCCAGAGACGCCGGCGGGTCACAATGACCCTGCGCAAAATGTATGCGGAAGTGCCTAAGGCAGACGTAGTTGTGACCAATCCCACCCACCTGGCTATCGCCCTCCGCTACGACCGCCGCTCCATGCGCGCCCCCAAAATCCTCGCCAAAGGCGCCCGCCTCAAGGCGCAACGCATCCGGGAAATTGCCCAGCAACATCAGATTCCCATCGTGGAAAGCAAACCTTTGGCACGCCTCTTGTTTAAGCATGGGCGGGTTGGCGGGGAAATCCCCGCCGAGCTGTACGCGGCCGTGGCCGAAATCCTGGCCTGGGTGTACCGGACGTACCGTTACCGCTACTACACCGAGAGCGGCCGCCTGATGTAA
- a CDS encoding flagellar biosynthetic protein FliQ, translating into MTPEYAIDLLKNLMYHAVLIAAPVLLTAMLIGLAVSLFQAVTTIHEQTLSFVPKALGIVALLVLLLPWIIRVMTEFSILIIQKIPEMAR; encoded by the coding sequence ATGACGCCTGAATATGCCATTGATTTGCTGAAAAACCTGATGTACCACGCGGTGCTCATCGCCGCGCCGGTGCTCTTGACGGCCATGCTCATCGGGCTGGCTGTCAGCCTGTTTCAGGCGGTCACCACCATTCACGAGCAGACCCTTTCTTTTGTGCCCAAGGCCCTGGGCATTGTGGCCCTGTTGGTGCTCCTGCTGCCCTGGATCATCCGCGTGATGACCGAGTTCTCCATCCTGATCATCCAGAAAATCCCGGAGATGGCCCGCTGA
- a CDS encoding flagellar motor switch protein FliM, with product MSAAPAQSSAPAEAPAKPLRWQSTRGDMVPLRQLQWLRQRHEGYARAMADWLTLQLRMDFRLTPKGAVMRPVAEFLEGLPSPTHLSLFKLTPNGRVLYFNLPCALALAMVDRWLGGPGLPEAEERPLSDLETGLLEPGVRMFLEQWKQYWGGGRGWNVTPVGCESSTQFLEVKDSEELLCVLNFDAALGETTGTVALAMPVSLVRELLPQPAAAVTPEAAPKPEAARKPAWNPLLEDVVVKVTAEWCGLELTARELAQLQPGDQLVWEGGVAGEVRLRIGGRPFFTGRLGTQNGCWAVQIQARAT from the coding sequence ATGAGCGCCGCCCCTGCCCAGTCTTCCGCCCCTGCCGAGGCTCCTGCCAAACCCCTGCGCTGGCAGAGCACTCGCGGCGACATGGTGCCGCTCCGGCAGTTGCAGTGGCTGCGCCAGCGCCATGAGGGCTACGCGCGGGCCATGGCGGACTGGCTGACCTTGCAGCTTCGCATGGATTTCCGCCTGACCCCCAAAGGGGCCGTCATGCGCCCGGTCGCGGAATTCCTGGAGGGGCTGCCTTCGCCCACCCATTTGAGTCTCTTCAAGCTGACCCCCAATGGCCGGGTCCTGTATTTTAATCTGCCCTGCGCTCTGGCGCTGGCCATGGTGGACCGCTGGCTGGGCGGGCCGGGCCTGCCGGAAGCGGAAGAGCGGCCCCTGAGCGATTTGGAGACCGGCCTGCTGGAGCCGGGTGTGCGCATGTTTCTCGAGCAGTGGAAACAGTACTGGGGAGGGGGCCGCGGCTGGAACGTCACGCCCGTCGGCTGCGAAAGCAGCACCCAATTTCTGGAGGTGAAGGATTCGGAGGAACTGCTGTGTGTGCTGAACTTTGACGCGGCGCTGGGCGAGACCACCGGCACCGTTGCCCTGGCCATGCCAGTCAGCCTGGTGCGCGAGCTGTTGCCGCAACCGGCCGCCGCCGTCACCCCCGAGGCCGCGCCCAAGCCTGAAGCCGCCAGGAAACCGGCCTGGAATCCCCTTCTCGAAGACGTGGTGGTGAAGGTCACCGCGGAGTGGTGCGGTCTGGAATTGACCGCCCGCGAGCTGGCCCAGTTGCAGCCCGGCGACCAGCTTGTGTGGGAAGGCGGCGTGGCCGGCGAAGTCCGGTTGCGCATTGGCGGGCGCCCCTTTTTCACGGGGCGTTTGGGCACGCAAAACGGCTGCTGGGCCGTGCAAATCCAGGCCCGGGCAACTTGA
- the fliN gene encoding flagellar motor switch protein FliN, with translation MATQENSNLEVVMDVPVQVTVVLGERAMSIREVLQLNAGSVVPLERKADQPVDLYVNNKLIARGEVVVVNEKLGLKITELAAKTP, from the coding sequence ATGGCGACGCAAGAGAATTCCAATTTGGAGGTGGTGATGGACGTGCCGGTCCAGGTGACCGTGGTCCTGGGCGAGCGCGCGATGTCCATCCGCGAGGTGCTGCAACTGAACGCCGGCTCGGTGGTCCCCCTCGAGCGCAAGGCCGACCAGCCCGTGGATTTGTACGTGAACAACAAACTCATCGCCCGCGGCGAGGTGGTGGTGGTCAATGAAAAGTTGGGCCTCAAAATCACCGAGCTGGCCGCCAAAACCCCATGA
- a CDS encoding flagellar biosynthetic protein FliR has product MAEWLIAWMSVFVRAGALLTVFPVFAGRNFPRPLRVGLAALMGLLIAPMVVVPAGVGQHLGSVVLLLLAEMAAGLLMGFTCRMVFFAIEIAGGIITHEMALNMAASFNPLSEQRAEAPTMILYYLGAVLFFALDMHHWMLAAFQQSYQVLPAGLIKPGEPLLRHVLGHSSRIFLLALQMAAPVLAIAFLITLLFTILGRALPQMNVLTDSFPIRILAGLAGFGLTLSIMAQHVLNYLRRLPEDLLRVAQLLGLGG; this is encoded by the coding sequence ATGGCCGAATGGTTGATTGCCTGGATGTCCGTGTTTGTGCGCGCGGGCGCGCTGCTCACGGTGTTTCCCGTCTTCGCCGGGCGCAACTTCCCCCGCCCGCTGCGCGTGGGGCTGGCCGCGCTGATGGGCCTCCTGATTGCCCCGATGGTCGTAGTGCCCGCCGGCGTTGGGCAACATCTGGGTTCCGTGGTGCTGCTGCTTCTGGCGGAAATGGCGGCGGGATTGCTCATGGGCTTCACCTGCCGCATGGTGTTTTTCGCCATTGAAATTGCCGGCGGCATCATCACCCATGAAATGGCCCTGAACATGGCCGCCTCCTTTAATCCCCTGTCCGAGCAGCGCGCCGAGGCTCCCACCATGATTCTGTATTACCTTGGCGCCGTGCTGTTTTTCGCGCTGGACATGCACCACTGGATGCTTGCCGCGTTCCAGCAAAGTTATCAAGTGCTCCCGGCCGGCCTCATCAAACCCGGCGAACCGCTCCTGCGGCATGTCCTGGGGCACAGCTCGCGCATCTTCCTGCTGGCCCTGCAAATGGCCGCCCCCGTGCTGGCCATTGCCTTTCTCATCACGCTCCTGTTCACCATTCTGGGACGCGCCCTGCCGCAGATGAACGTGCTGACCGACAGTTTCCCCATTCGCATCCTGGCCGGCCTGGCCGGCTTTGGCCTGACGCTGAGCATCATGGCACAACACGTGCTGAACTACCTGCGCCGGTTGCCGGAAGACCTGTTGCGCGTGGCGCAACTGCTGGGTCTGGGAGGTTGA
- the fliP gene encoding flagellar type III secretion system pore protein FliP (The bacterial flagellar biogenesis protein FliP forms a type III secretion system (T3SS)-type pore required for flagellar assembly.) produces MNALGQRGKGWLLGALLLLLLLWGGAGEAMAQTAATNGPASVLPFRVTIDGGQAAEDLDPAIRVLAIITLLAVAPSLILMMTCFTRIVIVLSFVRSALSLQSTPSNQIIIGLSLFLTFFIMAPVWERIDRDAIQPYNAKQITARQAMDQATVHLRAFMLKQSRPKDVELFVELAKMPPTPPEQLPLRVVIPGFILSELRTAFQMGFLLFVPFILIDLVVATVLMSMGMIMMPPMTVSLPLKILLFVLVDGWSLVTRSLILSFT; encoded by the coding sequence ATGAACGCACTTGGGCAACGTGGCAAAGGCTGGCTCCTGGGAGCGTTGCTGCTGCTTCTGCTCCTGTGGGGCGGGGCAGGGGAGGCCATGGCCCAGACGGCGGCCACCAACGGCCCGGCATCCGTGCTGCCTTTCCGGGTGACCATTGATGGCGGGCAGGCCGCGGAGGACCTGGACCCGGCCATCCGCGTCCTGGCCATCATCACGCTGCTGGCCGTGGCGCCTTCGCTCATCCTCATGATGACCTGCTTCACGCGCATTGTCATCGTGCTCTCCTTTGTGCGCAGCGCGCTGTCCCTGCAAAGCACGCCCTCGAATCAGATTATCATTGGCCTCTCGCTGTTTCTGACCTTTTTCATCATGGCGCCGGTCTGGGAGCGCATTGACCGCGACGCGATCCAGCCCTACAACGCCAAACAAATCACCGCCCGCCAGGCCATGGACCAGGCCACGGTGCATCTGCGGGCGTTCATGCTCAAACAAAGCCGGCCCAAGGATGTGGAGCTGTTTGTGGAGCTGGCCAAAATGCCCCCCACGCCGCCGGAGCAGTTGCCCCTGCGGGTGGTCATTCCCGGGTTCATCTTGAGCGAACTCCGCACGGCCTTCCAGATGGGCTTTCTGCTGTTTGTGCCGTTTATCCTCATTGATTTGGTGGTGGCCACGGTGCTGATGAGCATGGGCATGATCATGATGCCGCCCATGACTGTTTCCCTGCCGCTGAAGATTTTGTTGTTTGTATTGGTGGACGGCTGGAGCCTGGTGACGCGCTCGCTGATATTAAGTTTCACCTGA